AATCATCGCCCAGTCCATGTGCACCCACTCTAAAAGAGACAGGATGCCGTTTTTGTCTGTGAACTGCTCCGCCATACCGCCCACCCTGATGGAAAGCACTTTATTCGGCACGGTAAAGGGAAGTTTTACGGGAGCGGTGGACCGAAAGGGACTTTTTGAAAACGCGAAGGGCGGAACGCTTTTCCTGGATGAGATCAATTCCATGGACATTCACCTTCAGTCAAAGCTGCTCCGCGCCATAGAAAACAGGGAGATTTACAAGGTGGGCGCAAGCAATCCCATTGCGGTGGATGTGCGATTGGTTGCGGCCATGAATCTTCCTCCGGCACAGGCGGTGGAGGAGGGCCTCTTGCGGTCGGATTTATACTATCGACTGAGCGTGGCCCAGATCAACATTCCACCCCTGAGAGAGCGCAAGGATGATATCCCGGCCCTTGTCCAATGCTTCATGCGGCAGTATCAGAAGAAGATGGGGAGGGGGATCCGGTTCATTGACGACGCGGCGGCAAAGCAGTTTCAGGACTATGATTGGCCGGGAAATGTGCGGGAGCTGAAAAATTTCATAGAGTATGCCTTTCTGGTTTGCGACGGCGAAGTGATCGGCCCATCTGACCTGCCCGAATACTTTCTGAGCAAAAAGGCCCCTCCTGATAAAGGAGAAGGCCGGCCCCGCGGCGGGACAAGTCTGAAGGACAAGGTGGAGGCGTTTGAAAGGGCTGAGATCGAAAAGGCGCTGGGCCTGTCCAGAAACTTGATGGAGGTCTCTGATTCCCTTGGGATTTCAAGGCAGACGCTGCAGTATAAGATGAGAAAATATGACCTGAAGTAAAGGCCACACAGTTGACGTTTCCCGGAATTTGGAAGAAAAACAGAGTGCAAAGAACATCTTTGCACTCTGTTTTTTGATTCTGTGGAGTTCAAGTTTTGGATGGGACAAAAAGCCGAGGGAAGTGACAGGCAGGATGTGCTACAGTTTATTATAGTAGGCAAGGGTGGTGTCCACGAAGAGTTTTGCGGCATTGGAGAGCTGTGTATTTTTATTATAAGTAAGGGAGATGGGATAGATCAGCTCCGGCTGACCAATGGTAAAAAAGGAGATATTTTCCGGAAGCGCCAGGGACTGGGTTGCGATTTCCGGAACAAAGGAAAAATAGTTGCCCTGTGCGGTCAGGTAGATTCCGGTTTGCAGGTTTTCAATGCGGATCACATCTGTGGGTGCAAAGTCCACCTTGGCAAAGTAATTTTCAATGGACTGAGCAAATCCCTGCCGGGTGGTGGTCATAATCAGGCGTTCCTGACGAAAGAGGCGGATATCCACATTAATGAAGTCGTTATAATCCGAATGGCTCAGCCGAAGCTGCTTCACAATGGGATGAAAGTTGCTGCCTACCAGCAGGATACGCTCATTTCCCAGCGGAATATGCTCCAGGAAGGGATAGCGGCTGGAAGCGCCCATCAGGCAGATGTCAATCTTATTCTTTGCGATGCTGTCCGCCAGAAAATCGGAAACCCCCTCTAAAATCTCCAGTTTCACAAAGGGATATTTCTCCTGAAACAGGGGGAGCACCTTTGGAAGAAAGCAGCTTGCACGCCACGGCCCCACGCCGATGCGCAGCGTCTCCACCACATTTTCCTTCAGATTTTCGATTTGTGTCATGCACTGCTTTTCCAGATCCATGCACTGGGTGACATAGCGGTAGAAAACCTCCCCGGACCTGGTCAGCTTCAGGGGAAGGGACTTGCGGTCAAATAGCTGTGTGTTCAAGGACTCCTCCAGACGCCGCAGGTATTTGCTCAGGGCTGATTGGGAAATCAGCAGGCGGTCGGCGGCTTTTGTGACGCTGCCGCACTCGGCAATCTCCAAAAAGAACGCGTATTTTTCAGAAAACATAGATGTACTCAGTCCTTTGTTTTGGATGGGGGTATGTAAAACATATTCTAAACAATTTGTGCAATAAAATCAAATTTTTCTGATTGGTTGGAGCTAATGCACAAAAAATACGGATACAAAATAGGCATAATAACTAATAAAAATCAGATTAAAAAGAATATGATTATTTCGTCATAACTATTTTGAAAATAAAGATATTTGCAAAGAAAATTGGGAAATGGTAGAGTGACAACAGCAATCAGTGATGAAGTTGTTAGAAAAAGTAGAGTGATAGAATAATCAACCATTCAGTGATTGCATGTCAGAAATGACAAAACCAACTACAAAAAGGGAGGAAACGCAATGAAAAGAGTAGCGGCTATCTTGTTATCAGGACTAATGGTATTGAGCCTGCTTGCCGGCTGCGGCTCCACCGGCGGAAGCGGTTCTGGATCTGCTTCCGGTTCCGGCGGAGGCGGCGGACAGACGGGGGGGACCGTCAAATTCTCCATCGGAGCATCTTCGGTGGGCGGCGGTTTCTACAACGGCGCTTCTTCGATCTCCACTGTTGTCAACTCCAAGTTAGACGGCTATGAGGCCACCGTCGAGGTGACGGGCGCTTCGGCCAACAACGCGCTTCTGACCCAGGCCGGTGAAATCGAGATGGGCATGTGTGCCACCGAGGTCATGTACGAGGCATACAACGGCATCTACGATTTTGAAGGCCAGCAGGCCTGCCCCGACATCCGCGCGGTTATGCCTGGCTGGGGCGGCATCTACATGTTTATCACTTTGGCAAATTCCGGCTTTGAGAGCCTCTATGACATTGAAGGCGTGTCTTGGTCCGGCGGCCCTGTGGGCAGCTCCAACCAGATTTTGATGAACCGTGTGCTGGATGTCTGCGGCATCAGCGTCGACATGTCCAACCTGCCCAACTCCGACGCCTCCCGTGCCCTGGGCGACGGCACCATCAAGGGCTTTACCCTGGCCCATCCCGCCTCCGCGGTCAGTGAGCTGGAGGCCACCAACGAGGTAAAGATCCTTACCATCCCTGACGACAAGGTGGATGCGTTCAAGGAGAAGTATCCCCAGTACGTGTGGCTGGATATCCCCGGCGGATATTATAAGGCTCTGCCCGAGGACACCAACAACGTGGGCCTTTACAACATGGTGATCTCCAACCAGAACGTGGATGAGGAGCTGGTGTATCAGGTGGTCAAGGCCTGCTACGAGAACCAGGATCTCATCAAGAGCATCTTTGCCCAGTTCGGCGACGAGATGTCCCTGGAGAACATCGGCTATTCCACGATTCCCTACCATGCCGGCGCGATCCGTTATTTTGAGGAAGCCGGCATCAAGGTCCCCGACAACCTGATCCCGCCCGAGTGCAAGTAAGACAGTGACTGATTGAGGATATGGAGGATATGTATGATGCGGGACATTGTACATATCCTCAATCTCAAAAAAGGTAGCAATCCCGTCTGCCTGAGCCATAAGCGCCTGAAGTTGCAAAGGCGCAGGAGGGAAAGAAAGTATGAGTGAAAAAATAGACAACATTGTGAAAAAGATTATCGCATTGATCGGCATCATCTTCGGCGTCTATCACATTGTGGTACTGAATTTTATCCCCCGGCCCGCCATGGCATTTCGCAGCTTCCACCTGCTGCTGGTGCTGCTTTTGACATTCCTGATCTATCCCACCTTCAAGCCGAAGGAGGGGGAGAAAAAGGACCTTGGCATCATAAACCTGATCTTCATCGCATTGTCCATCGCCAGCGTCGGCTACGCCTATTTCAACATTGAGAACATCCTGCTGCGCGGCGGCATCTTTACCACGCAGCTGGATGTGATTATGGGCCTCATCACGCTGCTGTGCGTCTTGGAAGCCACCCGCCGGACGAACGGGATGGCCCTGCCCATCATCGGCGGCGTATTCATCCTCTATGCCTTTTTGGGCCAATACCTGCCCGGCATGCTGGGACATTCCGGATACAGTGTCAAGCGCATCATTACCACCCTCTATACCTATGACGGCGTATTTGGTACGGCGCTGGATACGGCGGCCACCTTTGTGGTGATGTTCGTGATCTTCGCGGCGTTCCTGGAAAAGACCGGCGCCGGCGCCGCGTTCTTTGATCTGGCCTCCTCCGTTGCCGGAGCGGCCCGGGGCGGACCCGCCAAGGTGGCGGTAATCGCCTGCGCCCTGTTCGGCACCATTTCCGGCAGCGCCGTCGCCTGTGTGGCGGCCTGCGGATCGATCATCATCCCTTTGATGATCAAGATGAATTACGACAGGACTCTCTCCGCAGCTTCCGTTTCGGCGGCATCCATCGGCGGACAGATTATGCCTCCGGTCATGGCGGCCGGCGCCTTCCTGATGGCGGAATATCTGGGCATGAAGTACCTGGATATTGTGGTTGCGGCCATCATTCCCGCAGTGATGTACTTCTTCACCATCTGGATTTCGATTGACGCCATTGCCGCCAAAAACGGTTTGAACGGCCTGAATAAAGATGAGCTCCCCAAGCTGAAGGCGGTGCTGAAAAAAGACTGGCCCCTGTTCCTTCCCCTGGTGCTACTGATCGTTCTTTTGACAGTGGTGGGCTACTCCGCTATCAAGTCCGCCTTCTTTGCCATGGTGGCCTGCATTGTGGTGTGCATGTTCAAGAAGGAAACAAGGATGAGCTTCAAGTCCATTGTTGAGACGCTGATTGTATCGGCCAAGGGCTCGGCCTCCACCGCCTGCGCCTGTGCCTGCGCCGGCATCGTCATCGGCTGCATCAGCCTCACCGGCCTGGGCCTGAAGATTTCCAGCCTGATCATCGGCCTCTCCGGCGGCAACGTGCTGCCGGCCCTGATCCTCAGCATGTGCACGGCGATCCTCTTCGGCATGGGCCTGCCCACCACGGTTTCCTACATACTCTGCGCCAACGTGCTGGCCCCTGTGCTCACCAGTATGGGCATCGTGCCTCTGGCGGCGCACATGTTCATCTTCTACTTTGCCTGCCTCTCCGGCATTACGCCTCCCGTGGCCCTGGCCGCCTATACAGGCGCCGGCATCGCCGGCTCCAAGGCCATCCAGACGGCCAGCGAGGGCTGCAAGCTGGCGATTGTGGCATTCTTCGTCCCCTATATGTTCGTCTACAATACCGCTTTTTTGATGAACGGCGGCATTTTGGATATCCTGTGGGCCGTGCTGTGCGGCATTGTGATGTGCTATGCTCTGACCGCGGCCATCCAGGGCTATATGGTCAAGCGCCTGGGCGTTTTGCTCCGGCTGGCGTTCTTTGTGTGTGCGGTGTTTATGTTCCTCCAGTTCAAGATCTGCGACGTGATCGGCCTGGCAAT
This window of the Dysosmobacter acutus genome carries:
- a CDS encoding sigma-54 interaction domain-containing protein, which produces MIVEYMEHITKYFSHVDAILFLNTENIIEYSAYFSREKNKFIADDFIGRNIFEIYPTLTPESSVNCQVRRSGKPVLGMPVTNCDYKNRIFHFISSTFPLFINGEVVGTVEFSIYDDEKYIAENKYNSSALYHLDDFVTQNRALINQKEHILKIAATDSSVLIVGETGTGKEIIAQSMCTHSKRDRMPFLSVNCSAIPPTLMESTLFGTVKGSFTGAVDRKGLFENAKGGTLFLDEINSMDIHLQSKLLRAIENREIYKVGASNPIAVDVRLVAAMNLPPAQAVEEGLLRSDLYYRLSVAQINIPPLRERKDDIPALVQCFMRQYQKKMGRGIRFIDDAAAKQFQDYDWPGNVRELKNFIEYAFLVCDGEVIGPSDLPEYFLSKKAPPDKGEGRPRGGTSLKDKVEAFERAEIEKALGLSRNLMEVSDSLGISRQTLQYKMRKYDLK
- a CDS encoding LysR family transcriptional regulator; amino-acid sequence: MFSEKYAFFLEIAECGSVTKAADRLLISQSALSKYLRRLEESLNTQLFDRKSLPLKLTRSGEVFYRYVTQCMDLEKQCMTQIENLKENVVETLRIGVGPWRASCFLPKVLPLFQEKYPFVKLEILEGVSDFLADSIAKNKIDICLMGASSRYPFLEHIPLGNERILLVGSNFHPIVKQLRLSHSDYNDFINVDIRLFRQERLIMTTTRQGFAQSIENYFAKVDFAPTDVIRIENLQTGIYLTAQGNYFSFVPEIATQSLALPENISFFTIGQPELIYPISLTYNKNTQLSNAAKLFVDTTLAYYNKL
- a CDS encoding TAXI family TRAP transporter solute-binding subunit, with translation MVLSLLAGCGSTGGSGSGSASGSGGGGGQTGGTVKFSIGASSVGGGFYNGASSISTVVNSKLDGYEATVEVTGASANNALLTQAGEIEMGMCATEVMYEAYNGIYDFEGQQACPDIRAVMPGWGGIYMFITLANSGFESLYDIEGVSWSGGPVGSSNQILMNRVLDVCGISVDMSNLPNSDASRALGDGTIKGFTLAHPASAVSELEATNEVKILTIPDDKVDAFKEKYPQYVWLDIPGGYYKALPEDTNNVGLYNMVISNQNVDEELVYQVVKACYENQDLIKSIFAQFGDEMSLENIGYSTIPYHAGAIRYFEEAGIKVPDNLIPPECK
- a CDS encoding TRAP transporter permease — its product is MSEKIDNIVKKIIALIGIIFGVYHIVVLNFIPRPAMAFRSFHLLLVLLLTFLIYPTFKPKEGEKKDLGIINLIFIALSIASVGYAYFNIENILLRGGIFTTQLDVIMGLITLLCVLEATRRTNGMALPIIGGVFILYAFLGQYLPGMLGHSGYSVKRIITTLYTYDGVFGTALDTAATFVVMFVIFAAFLEKTGAGAAFFDLASSVAGAARGGPAKVAVIACALFGTISGSAVACVAACGSIIIPLMIKMNYDRTLSAASVSAASIGGQIMPPVMAAGAFLMAEYLGMKYLDIVVAAIIPAVMYFFTIWISIDAIAAKNGLNGLNKDELPKLKAVLKKDWPLFLPLVLLIVLLTVVGYSAIKSAFFAMVACIVVCMFKKETRMSFKSIVETLIVSAKGSASTACACACAGIVIGCISLTGLGLKISSLIIGLSGGNVLPALILSMCTAILFGMGLPTTVSYILCANVLAPVLTSMGIVPLAAHMFIFYFACLSGITPPVALAAYTGAGIAGSKAIQTASEGCKLAIVAFFVPYMFVYNTAFLMNGGILDILWAVLCGIVMCYALTAAIQGYMVKRLGVLLRLAFFVCAVFMFLQFKICDVIGLAIFAVLMALLLLQKKKGNTVSEPAV